CCGTTCATGTCATAGTTAATCAGATACGTAAAGAACTATAAGActtctgctggttttctttgtgtgaaGTTATTTGTATAAATGTCATTAATCTTTGTTCACGAAATACGTATAAAATTTATCAGAAAAAGCTCAAGCTGCTTGAGCTATTTAGGTTCAACACGATGGATAATAGTTGGGGAAGGTTCGAGtggatttcatttgaaataaaatagaTCTTGAAGTTTTAAAGACGATTCCAATGTATCAAAGTTACTATGAAAGTTTTCTTGAACTATTGTCTTAATGATCATTCATAATTCAATTggattccatttttttctcagtttatttGGGTGTAAGCTTAGAGATCTTCCTTTCATTCCCGATTCATACCTAATGAAGGACCCAGAGAGCCTTGTTTGAATGTGTTTGTAtgactgtctgtcctgtgtCCTGCAGTATGACCTGTCGGCCTCCACCTTCTCCCCGGATGGCCGGGTCTTCCAGGTGGAGTATGCCATGAAAGCCGTGGAGAACAGCAGGTCAGAGTTTCACTGACGTCTAACTGGAGAACAAGTAGAGAAGACCAGCTTctttaaacactttttgtttgtgtgtgtgtttagtacGGCCATTGGGATTCGCTGTAAGGACGGCATTGTGTTTGGAGTGGAGAAGCTGGTTCTGTCCAAGCTGTACGAAGAGGGGTCCAACAAACGCATCTTCAACATTGACAGACATGTTGGCATGGTAAAAATGCACGCACTCGTACACACAGGCGATGTGAACGTGTCTATTAAGTAAACATAAAAGCTGATGTATACAAGTGGATACAGACATGTATTCATGGACTCCTTTGTCAGCGTGGCGATTAGGGTTGGGCAGTTTCCAAATTTTAATACCGTCATACCGTCTCCACATTTTACCCCGGTATATGGTATTACTGTGACTAATTACAAAATTATAACTCAAGGCTCAGACAGCATCACCAAACTGTTGGCTTGTCCCTACACCATTCAGAAACTGAATACCAAACACTaataatgaaacaataacaacataatgtgcacaatattaacaacttttattagcaacagcttaaaaagtgcaaatacaacAATTAAATTAACATAATCATCCAGAACAGTTTTTGCGCAGAATGCGCCGCGAAcacatcaattaaattaaaatcacaacctgaacaactttgaataacaaaaaagagcagcttctAAAAAGATGTAGATACAACAGTCAAACAATTAAATTAACCTGACCATCCAGAACAGCTTTTGCGCAGAATGCACCGCGCTcacatcaattaaattcaatcaCCTTCGTATTGCACAATTTACAAGTTGCCTCGTCAGTATACCGCTCTCCCTTCTCGTTAGCTCGGAACCCGAAATATTGCCAGTCTGCTGCAGTCCTGTTGTTCTTTGGGACCAGGTCACTCAGTGCGTGACTCGCCATCTTTcttccgctctctctctctgtctctctctctctcacgctgGCTGtcacgtgatgacgtcatgttcATGAACTTCATCACAAGTCTCCAAAAGTAAACTACTgtggaagtaaaactgaaaattcaaccaGATATAAGTGCTGCTGCacaaagaatcatttttaggcattgaataaattatattttatatttaatcccTATCTTCTATATACAGTAAgtgcattgcatttttttttcaatgacggTATTGAAACTGATAGTGTTGCTTTTGAAAGACACCCCCGGTATACTTTATTACCTTATTACCGCCCAACCCTAGTGGCGATATCTTGGATGAGGACATTCCCTTCTCCCGAGGAATGGAGGCcgtttggtttgtttgaaacGGCAGTTATGTATTAATGATCCAGAATATTTTCATACATTGTTATATACATACCCCACTTTTGGACCGTTTTATTGTCCGCCGAGCAGATTTAAGCTCCACAGTCCACCAAATGGATGGTGGTctctttatgaatattttttaCCATCTTTGAACGGGTATGTCCAGGAGGATGACACACCAGCTCACAAAGATCACACCTGCTCTAACATGTTTCTTCTAACATGATGGTTCATTGAACTCTAAAGTTCTCCACAGTCAAAGGTTTCAGTCCAACTGAGCTCTTCTGTGATGCAGCAGATTCAGGATCTGCAGCAGCTGCGTGACGTTATACTGTCAGTATAAACTAAAACTTCAGTGTAGGTTACATTttaagacttaaaaaaaaatcataatggATCAAAACTACATGTCTGTTGTCTGTTACAAATGAAACTACATAAAAATATGATGCAGATTTAGTGATTTATTTTAGTTGTGTAAAGACAAGACACTTCAGCACAAGAAGTCAGTGCACTGAATGACAAGAGGGTCTTCATCCAAGACGGCAGCCACAGTGGTTATATTTTCCGGTGTGAAAGAAGCTGCTGATTCAGAAGAATGTCTGAGTGTAATGATCAGAAACGGCTCCCTCTACTGCCTTCTATGGGAATGTCAGTTCACAAAAGTATTGGTGTAAGTCATTGCCAGTATATTAAAGATGGACAAAGCTTAAATAGCATCACTGTCACGTGACCATGTCAGGTGGccagaggaggtgctgtgataGGATGCTTTATGCAAAACTGTAAGTCATAAAAAGaaatttatatgaaaatcagagtctgggcAAGCCAACACGGTTGTAGAAACTCGTGATAGACAcaagaacatgttctgaaactgggTGCTTCATATGTTTatctgcactctgaaaatcggcatttttgaatgggttccaataaGAGCAGGGCTccttttgaaaccaacatcatcgccccctgctggaatttaaTCTTTTCTGCACTTCCTCATTGGCTTTATTTTTTACCAGTGGAGGTTGATGCTTGATTTAAGTACAGGTATTACAGAGGACTgtggcagtgttttcagccttttgagTCAgggtacttttttttaattgaaagaaTCACAAGTCACACCGTCGtccaaaaatgtgacaaaaatgaAACTCTGTAGTCTATATTAGCAATAAAGTCATTCTTATCAAAGTGACttgaaaatcaaatcaacacaaTGATTTGTGAGTTCATATTTCTCACTCAGTGTGAGTCTCATTATTCTTGGTGGGCTTTCTTACcaaattatctttttttcaagttttcacacagggaaataaaatttaaaaacgtTGCTAATTTTACCTTTAATGCAGTTctgtcctttcttttttccctcttcagcATTCCCTTTACAAAGCATATTTTCCTGTATAAAGCTCTGTGGTGTCaggaaaaatgaacaaaagtcACTTCCAGCTGATATTGCCACTCAAGTGATGGCCAGTATCCGAGTTGTTGTAGCTATGCCGCTCTCCTCCGTGCTTCACTCACATGACTTTTGCATTTAGTGTAcctgttgttctgctgctgtcgtGACAGCCATATACCACAAGGTGGCGCCTGGTAAATTGTagttctgcttcctgtttgaattTTGAGTTTTCTGAGTTTTCGATCATTGTTCTTGTGAGGAAAATATATTCCTGTTCCTACTAACAATTACCATTTGTGCTTTTGCAGTTTGTAAGTTAAATATTGCTcgattaaaaaattaaatcatttaaaaaaaactagaatatggcactcagagagcgcagacctccaccacagctcaaatcagtcaccaacaacaatgagaacaccatatataattaacattttatttctccccaacacaaacaatgtatgggagaaagctgtttgttgcatgttcatatctcagtgtgttgcctcacagtgacccGACACTCCaaaatccccctatttttgtctgttctggatcctggtatccggaatacttccatgatctggatcagcagctgatatctgttagtcattgaagaacttacactgcaattgtttgctaagcccccttgacatttattgttgagttatgcccaactatgtcaaagactgccctatctctcaatgataaagaatcctttaaaacattcctggatccagacagtgatccggatcatcaccaaaacttaatggattctaagttagcccaagacccacctttccacagagtttcattgcaatccgtccattactttttccgtaatgttgctaacaaactaACCAAACCACCAACAaatcaacaaaccaacaaaccgaagtGATTACATAGCCTCCTTGGCAGAGGTAACAAGAAGTTTTTAGATCAATCACAGTGGAATTAGAACATTTCAAACGGCACACCAGacgatctctctctctctctctctctctaactctctctctctctctctccccctccctctccctctagGCGGTGGCTGGTTTGCTGGCTGATGCTCGCTCACTTGCTGAAGTCGCTCGAGAAGAAGCATCGAACTTCAGGGTGAACTACGGACACGACATTCCTCTGAAGGTACGGTCGTGTCCGTCAGCCTTGGATCCATCCAAGTGGCTTCGTCGTGAGAGCAAGATGAGCCGATGAAGATGCTTTCATGAACATCTCTGAACCCATGACCTGCTCCACTGACTCTGGGAAAACCCATCTGTTTCTTTACTGTGTTTCTGCGCAGCACCTCTCCGACCGGGTGGCCATGTACGTGCACGCCTACACGCTATACAGCGCTGTCAGACCATTCGGCTGCAGGTGAGCATCACACCTCAAGGGTGTCACTTGTTAGTTGCTGTCTGACCAGACAAGTGTTTACCTCGACCATCAGCTCACCTCAGTCTGTCTCACTCAGTTTTATCCTCGGCTCGTACGACAAAGACGACGGTCCTCAGCTCTACATGGTCGACCCATCAGGCATCTCATACGTgagtcaaacacacagaaacacacacttgcTAATGTCCAGGTGATACCCAGTGCTAATccgctttgtgtgtgtgtgtgtgtgttggtttccaGGGTTATTGGGGCTGTGCGATTGGAAAAGCAAAACAAGCAGCCAAGACGGAGATCGAGAAGCTTCAGGTGAGTCCTCTTTGCCTTGAAATGAGAAAAGCTTCAGCGATAATTCTCATTGCTGCATGGTGACAGGTTCAGGTTGATGTTCAGTTGAACTTGGTGTAACAGCTGGGTAACACACAGTGGAACGGCGGTCTGTGAACCGCTGAAAgctcagaaacaggaagaggaaatgaGTGAAGGTGACAGTTAGCCACAGGGTGACTTCAGCCGTCCTCCTTACATGTTCTCAGTTAATGATTTCCTGGATGAGAAATTGGGCAGAATGCTGAAATGACATATTTCTCTCTGAATGTCGACACGGTGCTTGTATCAAAGGTGTTGTGAGGTGTCGGTAAATCATCTGTTTCGTGTGTGGTGTGTAAGACGGCTCTCCTCAGCTGAAGCTCAGACAGGGCAGCAGCATGGCTGTGGCAGAGATCCTTGTACGAATATCTTCCATTTGTTTGATGAGAAATGATCTGTTTGTACACTGAAACGTCCCCTAGTAGTTGTCAGCAGGCTGTCCTGACACTGGAAACACTGGACTTCTAAAGACCTGCAGGCCACttatttcaaacacacacagtcgcaCCATCTCCCCGAATAACctgttttcaataagtagtaTCATTGATTTATCTGAGCTGCATCAGTTGGAAGCTGGACTTCTTTCTAATGACCAGGAGAATccaccttatgtttgacaccctggtCTATATGATGTATGAAGGTTTGTATTCCgattgcagtgttttaaatgcGGGAAGTGATCTGATCCCAGCCGATGGATGAGGCAGGGCCGATTATTTGGCATTTCGCTTTCTCTTCTCTGCCAAGCGACAGTCTGTCAGGTTCAACTTTCTCTTCACCTTTTGCGTTTCTGATGTGGTCGATGTGATGGAAAACACTCTTGCTGTGACGGAGCGGGCTTCTTCTGTCCCAGTCAGAGAGCAGACCGAACCGGGAAGGTCCACCTTCCAGCTGGTCTGCAGTGCCACTGGGAGGGGGCAAAGGTCACAGCCCCCCTGTCTCACAGGTGCTCTCCAGTCAGGGGCTTTGTTGGCTAAAACCCTGGTTTCTTGGGTGTTTTTGAAGCATTTGTTGAAGGAGCTGGTCGCTTTGTTCTGGGACGGTGGACTGGATCTCAAGTATCATCCCAGGACTGAAATTGCTTGGGTCTTACTCCAGAGTAATGACCCTGAATGAGAatattgttgtttgtgttggatCTATCTGGCACGGTGATCCAACGAAGCTGTCAGTGTTCCATGGTGAGGAAGTTGGGCAGAAGTGGAGTTTCTAGTCCAGACGTCATTATAAAATCATTTCTGGAGCTTCGTCTCAGTTTTGGGTAAACAAAGGTTCATATTATGTCTTCAATCGTGTGATAGAATTACTTTGAAATGCACTAAATTGACCCACAAATGAGATTGTAATGGTCTGTCTGTTTCTCCCCCTCAGATGAAGGAGATGACGTGCAGGGAGCTGGTTAAAGAAGTGGCTAAAATGTGCGTGAGAGTCAACAGTTGAGTTGAAACTGAGCACGCTCAGATGGAGGACACTgaggttgttgttttcttttctctttcttccttctgCAGAATCTACATCGTCCACGACGAGGTGAAGGACAAAGCCTTCGAGCTGGAGCTCAGCTGGGTCGGAGAAGGTGGGAAACGACCGCTGCTCTGTGTTTAATGATCGGAGGTGAAAGTTGAAATTTGTTAGCGGTGTGTGAAGAGGTTTGAGGAATTTgtggtcagaggtcagcgcgGGGTTCACATGATGAGAGTCCCAAAGGTTTCGCTCATTGGACTGAGCTTCTGTGATGTCACTTCCTCTTGGCTGTCTGacgacccctgacctctgacccaatCAGAATGGAGATCTCAAACAGCGCTGGGTTTAAACGGAACCTGCTGTCTGACATAGTTTATGGGACAAGCTCAGATTTCCGTGTTCTTGAGGTTTGAGGAGGACAAACTGTTGAGATCTGTCTGCTGAGTCAGGAAGCTGAAAGCCTTTAAGCTAACATGGTGTTCAGACTGGAGGGAAAGCTAACGTCTCCTGAGAAGAGGTCACATGTCAGTGCCGCAAGCTCCTCAGCCAGTTTTTATTCAACCGCAGTACAATAAAATCTTTGTCAACTGCCCAAGTACAAACACACTAGAAACATTCCCtggtgcaaaaaataaaaacctgaaagagTAAACTGAAGCTGTCAAATGGAGACGGATCTTAAAAACacactcttctctcctctctccttcagtCACAAACGGCCGACACGAGTTGGTACCCAAAGACGTGAGGGAGGAGGCCGAGAAATACGCCAAGGTGAGTCGTGCTGTCGCCTGTGTGTCGTCTGTAGGCGGCGCCGCCTCGCTCACCCTGCTGTCTCCGTTtcaggactctctggaggaggaagacgactCTGACGAAGACAACATgtgagctcctcctgctgctgcgcctcctttttatattttatagaTCACTCTTTATGtccaatgttttcatttggtgTGGAAATAAAAATTGTTCAGGTTATCGTGCGTTTGATCCCATGTCTTTTTTGACACTCATTTTTCCAACTTTTCTCCCAATTATCCTCTCAATCCACATGGGGTCAGAGTGTTAGGAATGGGTACAAAAGAAGCTCAGAGATTTAGAATTTGTCAATCTTGTACAATCTGACAAATTCTCAATGAATCAAAGATGTCCATTTCAACTATTTTTAAAGTGCTccaggatgttttttttgtggtgtagtgaacaaatgacaaaaacataTTCCATAAAAAGTAGGTACGGGATTAAATAATGCAAATATTCTACAAACATgactccattaaaaaaacacaaaaaaacaaatacagcagGATAAGCGCTGATGAAATAATGAACAGATTTCCTGTGTTGTTTAGTATGTTTCCAAttgcagttcctgaagtcaTTTAGGATTCGTGCAGCTTTATGGGAATGTGATTTTTGTGGTGGACCAGGAAGtcaaaggtgtgttttcaaataaaactgaTGCACCAAGACCAAAATTCCAAAAAATACTCTACATTGCTGAAGTTTCACTACAAGACAAGTAAAGTATAAATTCAACAGCACAAATTAAATTTTAATCATACGTGATCACACCGTGTCAGCATTAGATTCTGggtttttgattttattgatcattatacAAACATAATAACTGAAAGTTACACAACCGTAAATAGAAACATGGAATATATGTTGAGTTCAACTGCATAATTTTGTGTATCTACAACACTATATGTCGAAAGTAACGTCACTATTTGTAATTCGTGCCTTCTCACGAGAAACATCTATAATCTAATAGATTATTTTTAAGATAGAACATTTCAGAATCACCTCTACGGTCCCGGACTTTAGACGCGACATATATGGCTTGATCGTGTCTCTCTTCCGGTGACGTCGCGCGCGGTTGAGCCCGTCCCCTCGCTACAAACGGCGCCACAGAGCCTCGTCCCCGCGCTGAAATACGCCGTGGGTCCCGGTCCTTCTCCCGGTTAACTCGATCCATGTGCCACAGCCTTCAGCCCGGCTCTCTGCCTTCCCCGTCGTGCCGTTTCATACCGGAGGAGCCGGTTGTTGTTGTGGAGCGCGGCTCAGCTCAATCCCCCGAAACGTGACGCGCTTTCTTGAGCGTGACCCGTAGTACAAGACTCCGTAAAGAAAAGTATTCACTGAGCGTTCACCGTGGAATGTGTGAATATATGACCTCGCTGGGTGATTCTCAAGAGGGTTAATGGATGTACGGCGGTTTTACTTTGATTCGGCAGACATGTCATTTAACGCACAGCACGTGTATAAACATAAAATTAACTTTGAACCATGTGTACATGCTACTTCCGGTTGCGCACATTTGACATTTGTGGCACAGTAAAACAGCGGAAAAAAGAAATTCCCACGCAGTAACTTACAGGCTGTGTACAGTATCAGCTTCTGTCTGATTGAAAATCTGAATTGttggtcaattttcaaattttttcccccctcagttATGTCTGTGTCAGCCGAAACGAAGTGACCTTAAGCCTGACGGTTTTTGAATGAAGCTCCGTCCATTGCTTTACAGCACGTATTTGGGCGGGGTTTCCGCGTCGACAAGGAAGTCCTTTCAGCCAATTGTAACGTGTTGTTGCTGGTCGCAAAGCGCGTGTCACCAATGTCGTCTGTGAGCTTTACTACCCTCGCCACTGATTGGACCGACAGACAGTTGTTGCCGTCATTTCCCTCGTGGCGCCGTGTTCGTATCGGCCAATAGTGGCTCACGGTGACACGGGTCCTATCGAAATGGAGGAATCGCTCCACCAATCAGATTTCTCCGCTGCGACTGGCACTGTCACCGCAGCCAATCAGGTGAGGAGAAACACAGCTCTGGGCTCAACAGCTTGTTGTTCGTGTATCGCTTCGCAGGCCGAAGAGAGGGGAAGCAGCTGTGGCCGTAATGTGAGTATAAAACCTTCAAATTTGTCCCGGAGCGCGACTCCAACTTTCACCGGGTAACATGTTCGGCGAGCCGTGGACGGCGGGACGCCGGGCGGCTGTAAACGTGAGGCCGGGAGGTGTCTGTGGGTGGCGGCGTTGAATTGAATGGCAGGCGGCTTGTTTTTGCGGTTAAGAAATGTGAAGCTCCTGCGCCTTTGTGGAAGAGCCGcgtattaaataaataaatccgtCACGGCGCTCCCTGTGTCCGGTGTCACAGCTCCGTCCGGCCCGACAGGAGCTCTGCTCACCGTCTGGACCGAACCGCGGCTCTTCTGAACGCCGTCCGCCGCTGCTCCGCCGTTAACAGGGCAGTTTAAATCGCCCCGAACCAGCTAGTTGGATCGGTAGTTAGCCAACTAGCTAAATTTAGCTCCGGGAGCAGAAGTGGAGCCGCTCGGTTCGCACTGTCCTCCGGACCCTGTTCGGGCCGGGGACCGTCCGCGGAGCAGGTACTGCACCGCTGCCGGCGGCTGTCGGACTGGTTTTTGTTCGCGGAGCGGAGGTGGCGGAGTTAGCTGAGCTAGCTGACATGGCGAGCCGTGATGGCGACGTGACTCGGCGGAGCAGTGAGCGGAGCGGGAAGGAGCGCTCCTCCTCGACCGCTCCGCCTGACCCGCGGCTCGACACCTCGACTCGCCGGGCCCGTTGGAAACAACCATCCGGCACCCTTAGAACCCGAAGACGGCCGGGGAAGCTGGTGTTAGTGCCACATATTTACTGTGATCCgggccgggaggaggaggaggaggaggcggcggcagaggaggaggagggagggggctgCACCGAAAGAATGCCTCAGCTAACACAAGTCAGCGGCTAGTGGGCTAGCTTAGCACGAATGTACCCGGGACAGTTCAACTGTCCgtgtcctgtctgtcctcatgtctGACCCCGAGTCTCCGCTGTCTGTGTCTTTCAGTGACCCCAAGTCCTTCGAGCTGGACTCCCTCAAATAGCCGGAGAGATGAAGGTGAGTTTGACCTGAGCGCCACACATGGTCCAGCTTGAGGATCTGAAGGTCCAGCTGGGCTCCAGATCCACACATGGTCCAGCATCAGGATCTGAAGgtccagctgagctccagaTCCACACATGGTCCAGCATCAGGATCTGAAGGTCCATCTGAGCTTCAACTCCACACATGGCCCAGCATCAGGATCTGAAGGTCCAGTTGAGCTTCAGATCCACATATGGTCCAGTTTTAGAGACGAAGGCCCAGCTAAGCTCCAGGTCACAGTGAATAGCTGCAGCAGAGTACATCATGTCCACATCCCTCAGACTCATTCCAGAACTTTCAGATCCTTGCCGTGACCTGTTCCCCAGCAAGAACACCATGTACATGGACCAACACCTACATCTGATTCAAGTTCAGAGCCTGGTCCAGTCTAAATCTAGCTCTTGATGCAGTACTAAATCGTCAACAGACCTGGATCAGCAATCTGGATCTGGTTGTGAGTCTGGCCCTGTACTAAATGTTCCAGAATTCAGAGCTGGCCTGATGTTTTTGTCCTGTGATCTGTCAGTTATCACTCACGTGAATTAAATCTCAGTAACCACGTAAAAACCTTACATGTTTCAATATGTTGACACACTGATGGCGTTTTTGATGTCAAGTTTAATTTATTGACAGTGAAACTTGTCTCAGGACCAGGAACTGATGGACCTGGTAAACCTGAGTGGGGATCAGATCGAGTCGTTTGGACCTTGCAAAGTTTCCACCTGGGAAAGTCCCATTTCCTAGTTGGAAGCGGTCAGATGAGTAAAGTAGATTACGTTGAGACAGTTATGTAATAACACATGTGTAATCCAGCACGTGTAAAATATGATGGTTATAAAGATAAAGACTTTGCTCCTACAGTGGAAACGCTCTATTGCACagactgcatgttttcacttgtcCAGGGAGGAGGCATCTCAGTATATTTGAGTCAGGTCAACTGGACTTGGAAGACTCGATATTCAGTTGTCTTTAGTTCATGATGTTCCCCTGACAAGGCTGGTTAGCATTTCAGTCTGATCAGGGAAACATTGGTTGTGTTAGCGAAGTTTTACATTTCAGATGATTTGAACTCTCTGAgctggtgtgtttttatgtaGGAAGTCTCCACTCGTAGATGATACACTGTGGTCATAAAGTGTTGAAAATGGTCAGCAACAAGCCTGGGGTGGACCATGAAGCTTAAACCTGCTCAGTTGAcactgaggaaaagaaaatctgttcaTTACAGTAGCAACTGAACCGTTGATAAAAGGCAGGATGACTCCgaacttttgtcttgttttcaccAAATTCTACTGAACAAGAGACTCATCAGAGTCCTGTTTTGGTGGTTCTGTGTGAGATGTAGCCTCAGTTTCCTTAGCAGACAGCAGGGACACGCGGtgtggtcttctgctgctgtaaaGCTCACAGATGCTCTTCTGTACACTGTGGTTGTATTAACTCCAATCTCTCTGTCTATCGTACATCAACAAGGCAGTTGGTCACATTGAAGGGCTCCTTGGGATGTTTTCCTTTACTCGCCATTCTCTAatataattgtgtgtgtgtgagagagaaagtgtcGGTAAGACCAACAGCCACGGTGGTTCAAAATCCTTTCAATCACCTTTCTTCATCGTTCTCATGCTCACTTTGAACGCCAGCACCTCATCCTCAACATACTCTGACCGATTCATGTTAATGAGTATTTGAACAGGTGTGTTGatatttgtgtgcgtgtgtgttgcaGGCAGCAGATGAGCCTGCCTACCTGACAGTGGGAACTGATGTCAGCGCCAAATACAGAGGAGCTTTCTGTGAGGCCAAAATCAAGACTGTCAAACGTATGGTGAAAGTCAAggtgagagagacacacacactcactcccacCCCATATGTCCTGTGGGCGCCTTCGCTCTGtgtgcgctctgattggctgtctgcGAGGAGTGATGATGCTGAGAAAAGGTTTCGCTCATTGAGCTGACGATATCGTATGATGTCACATTTTCTCTTGGCTGTCTGACCAATCCGCTGAGACTCGCTGATCTAGCATAACACGCACTCATGCACGCACCAACTGGTGAAACCACTGAACATGTCTTTGGGGTTTGAGGTGACAGGAGAACACctgctgagggagaacatgcaaactccacatgatAAGACACATGGATAAGACATGGAGTTAagtcttgagtgtgtgtgtgtgttctgtgaatGAGTCCGTcactttgtctgtgtgtgtgtgtgtgtgtctgcctgcagGTGACCCTGAAAGGCGAGAGCACGTCTCAGGTGGTTCAGGATGACCAGGTTAAAGGAACTCTGAGGGTGAGACCTGTTGCCCCTCCCAGTTCACACCGTCGGCAGGCTGTTGTCTTCacggtgtgtctgtgtgcttcaGGTGGGCTCCACTGTGGAGGTGAAGACCAACGAGGGTCTCTGCTGCGAGGCCGTTATCAGTAAGCTGACGGACGCCAGCCTGTACACTGTGggtgagtcacacacactcctcaaacCGCTCGGAGCACCAAACCTGAAACAAGGAGGGTTTTGAGAACTTTTAGGACCACGTTTTGAGACCACCGGTCTCAATGCGCTGTGATTGGTTGTGGGGGAGAGGAGTGATGATGCTGAGAAAAGGTTTCGCTCAGTGAGCTGATGATATCACATGATG
Above is a window of Salarias fasciatus chromosome 19, fSalaFa1.1, whole genome shotgun sequence DNA encoding:
- the psma3 gene encoding proteasome subunit alpha type-3 codes for the protein MSSIGTGYDLSASTFSPDGRVFQVEYAMKAVENSSTAIGIRCKDGIVFGVEKLVLSKLYEEGSNKRIFNIDRHVGMAVAGLLADARSLAEVAREEASNFRVNYGHDIPLKHLSDRVAMYVHAYTLYSAVRPFGCSFILGSYDKDDGPQLYMVDPSGISYGYWGCAIGKAKQAAKTEIEKLQMKEMTCRELVKEVAKIIYIVHDEVKDKAFELELSWVGEVTNGRHELVPKDVREEAEKYAKDSLEEEDDSDEDNM